In Fusarium oxysporum Fo47 chromosome XI, complete sequence, the following are encoded in one genomic region:
- a CDS encoding RTA1 like protein-domain-containing protein — protein MADEYDFKLYRYTPSLAAAVISVAVFAILTGLHIWRLFRARAYYFTAFTIGGIFEVVGYAGRIWGHYDKESIAGFVIQAIPILVAPALFAASIYMILGRLIRAVDAVHLSLVPVQWVTRIFVTGDVIAFTLQAGGGGVQSGGTLDMSRIGEKMIVVGLFVQIAIFGFFVCTSILFHYRLYQSPTAESLQGTTPWRRYLYVLYGSSFLILVRSIFRVVEYLQGNAGYLISHEIFLYIFDAVLMAIVMLILVVWYVESLQPELLKPDSEGGVFSSLNTVELEPR, from the exons ATGGCCGACGAGTATGACTTTAAGCTTTACCGCTACACTCCTTCCCTTGCGGCCGCGGTTATCAGCGTGGCGGTTTTTGCAATTCTTACTGGTCTTCATATTTGGCGACTGTTTCGAGCACGCGCATATTACTTTACTGCGTTCACCATTGGAGGCATCT TCGAAGTCGTTGGGTATGCCGGCAGAATATGGGGACACTACGATAAGGAGTCAATCGCTGGTTTTGTTATCCAAGCTATCCCAATTCTTGTTGCTCCTGCCCTCTTTGCTGCCTCAATTTATATGATTCTTGGACGATTAATTCGAGCCGTTGATGCAGTGCATCTGTCATTAGTGCCTGTTCAATGGGTTACACGCATTTTTGTTACCGGCGATGTTATTGCCTTTACTCTCCAAGCAGGTGGCGGAGGCGTTCAATCTGGGGGGACTCTAGACATGTCTAGAATAGGCGAGAAGatgattgttgttggtttATTTGTGCAGATAGccatctttggcttctttgtCTGCACATCTATCCTATTCCATTATCGACTTTACCAATCCCCTACTGCCGAATCATTGCAAGGTACTACACCCTGGAGGCGATACTTATACGTTCTTTACGGTTCAAGTTTTCTTATTCTTGTCCGTAGCATCTTTAGGGTTGTTGAATATCTCCAGGGCAATGCTGGATATCTGATCTCGCACGagatattcttatatattttcgATGCAGTTCTTATGGCGATTGTCATGCTTATTCTGGTTGTGTGGTATGTCGAAAGCCTGCAACCAGAATTACTGAAGCCAGACTCTGAGGGAGGTGTTTTCTCATCTCTTAACACCGTGGAACTTGAACCGCGGTGA
- a CDS encoding PLC-like phosphodiesterase, with the protein MLCRFFLCVSALISFTIAAPPTELVTHTVEVRSDSQSSNVGPLGDHVLEQLKRRCFKVGSYFLLVNATPWNMTLTKKKSYQMRQFNFPKTIRPGTSNRIYIQGKGHRDDAGEASYKFKDLPGRPDFELKYSGKFGKNGYPGAGIRFTKLKTLNNKRGSFHKLEWHWDNNFPFIIASSEEDPRNPSVWPWLVSTNPPEDWMHSIYPRIACLTLRMLAIPGTHNSGMSRFHRGSYLGSAWNTKNQELNISMQLKYGARWLDIRPSKTGGKWATGHFGFDLGNWHGGNGEYLDDIINSLNDFTKRNKELIIVNVDHGLNSDTFKGKKNAKMTQKEWEEVMMKLERINYRVENRGKEDDITNLRVSEFIAGRAAVIIVIDDIVYKKFSAGSEGYNTKVPVDTSAFADKGFFNRSQFPLYNSYAETKNQKKMVVDQLTKMKKQRTSPESRMFLLSWFLTQRLNPVILNAKQANRALIELLWPRMSPSAYPNIISVDAYPENRDLAALAMAINYHFAPLC; encoded by the exons ATGCTgtgtcgcttcttcttgtgTGTCTCTGCTCTAATTAGCTTCACCATTGCTGCACCACCTACTGAGCTAGTTACCCATACCGTCGAGGTTCGCTCCGACAGTCAGAGCTCAAATGTTGGACCTCTGGGGGATCATGTGTTGGAACAACTTAAGCGTCGTTGTTTCAAGGTTGGATCTTATTTCCTTCTTGTCAACGCAACACCTTGGAACATGACTTTGACTAAAAAGAAGAGCTATCAGATGAGGCAATTCAATTTTCCTAAAACCATTAGACCAG GCACGTCTAACAGAATCTACATCCAGGGCAAAGGCCACAGAGACGATGCTGGTGAAGCAAGCTACAAGTTCAAAGACCTGCCCGGCCGTCCCGATTTCGAACTCAAATACTCGGGCAAGTTTGGAAAAAATGGGTACCCCGGTGCTGGCATCCGGTTTACAAAACTTAAGactctcaacaacaagcGCGGCTCGTTTCACAAGTTGGAATGGCATTGGGACAATAACTTTCCCTTTATCATCGCCAGCTCTGAGGAGGATCCTCGCAATCCTTCAGTATGGCCATGGCTTGTTTCAACCAACCCCCCTGAGGACTGGATGCACTCCATCTACCCCAGGATCGCATGTCTCACACTCCGGATGCTAGCTATACCTGGAACACACAATTCAGGCATGTCCCGTTTCCATCGAGGATCATATTTAGGCTCAGCCTGGAACACTAAAAACCAGGAGCTCAACATATCAATGCAGCTGAAATACGGTGCTCGCTGGTTGGACATTCGTCCGTCCAAGACTGGTGGCAAGTGGGCAACTGGCCACTTTGGGTTTGATCTTGGCAACTGGCACGGCGGCAATGGCGAGTACCTCGATGACATTATCAACAGCTTGAACGATTTTACCAAGCGTAACAAGGAGCTCATCATTGTAAATGTTGACCACGGTTTAAACTCGGACACCTTTAAAGGCAAGAAAAACGCAAAGATGACCCAGAAAGAATGGGAagaggtgatgatgaagctggagaGAATCAACTACCGCGTCGAGAACCGGGGCAAAGAAGATGACATTACGAATCTCCGGGTCTCTGAATTCATCGCAGGCCGTGCAGCTGTTATTATTGTTATAGACGACATAGTCTATAAAAAATTCTCCGCGGGGTCTGAAGGGTATAACACCAAAGTCCCAGTCGACACTTCTGCATTTGCAGACAAGGGATTTTTCAACCGATCCCAATTCCCTCTATACAACAGCTACGCCGAAACAAAaaaccagaagaagatggtcgTCGATCAGTTGACCAAGATGAAAAAGCAACGGACATCCCCAGAGTCAAGAATGTTTCTACTTTCATGGTTCCTGACCCAGCGTCTGAACCCTGTAATTTTAAATGCCAAGCAGGCCAACCGCGCCCTCATTGAGTTACTTTGGCCGAGAATGTCTCCATCGGCGTATCCCAATATTATCAGCGTTGATGCGTATCCTGAAAACAGAGACTTGGCCGCGCTAGCCATGGCAATCAACTATCACTTTGCGCCGCTATGTTGA
- a CDS encoding WD40-repeat-containing domain protein, whose protein sequence is ERPAYVRIRSHDSRNRHFKNLFLAQELVGGTQPKPGSAGSAPQTAIGSKMSSGGTATIWTADFSLGGRYLAVAGKDRFIRLFKVLTTDDERMDQQMHDSQQVSASKSYPAPVFLSIPIKEFKGHSGEILTLSWSKNDFLLSGSTDKTVRLWHPSQLNCLRVFQHNKTVTSVSFHPTDDRFFLSGSFDATLRLWDIPRTSIIYSLPVADIITAVAFAPDGKVAICGTFNGTCVFLNTEGLTERNRLSIRFSETNSSACFKITGLQTSNPSDSFETPGQAKLMITANDSRVRIYRLSDYGLETTLEGIKNQSSQIHARFNDTGDYAICGSEGDEVHIWHLGSGERKVPYERFHTHSEVVTNAIMAPIATRQLVDLTKDPIYELCDSCASGSDDLCKSTNHATRLSQTSFGSSTKGTKSATDRHPHGHIIVTTDTMGKIKVYRQDCAFVKR, encoded by the coding sequence GAAAGACCTGCGTACGTTCGGATCAGATCTCACGACTCGAGAAACCGCCATTTCAAAAACCTATTCCTAGCACAAGAATTGGTAGGCGGCACACAACCTAAACCGGGGTCCGCTGGATCAGCGCCCCAGACTGCGATTGGCAGCAAAATGTCAAGTGGTGGTACTGCTACCATCTGGACAGCCGATTTCAGCTTGGGAGGACGCTATCTAGCAGTTGCTGGCAAGGATCGATTCATCAGATTATTCAAGGTCCTCACTACGGACGACGAACGAATGGACCAGCAAATGCATGACAGCCAGCAAGTATCAGCGTCAAAAAGCTATCCAGCACCAGTATTTCTGTCAATTCCTATCAAAGAGTTTAAGGGCCATTCAGGGGAGATTTTAACCTTAAGTTGGAGCAAGAACGACTTTTTACTCTCCGGTTCAACAGACAAAACTGTTCGTCTATGGCATCCAAGCCAACTAAACTGTCTTCGAGTATTTCAGCATAACAAGACTGTAACCTCGGTTTCATTCCATCCCACCGATGACCGTTTCTTCCTTTCTGGATCTTTTGATGCTACGCTAAGACTTTGGGATATCCCAAGAACATCAATTATCTACTCGCTACCCGTGGCAGATATTATAACTGCTGTAGCTTTTGCACCGGACGGCAAAGTTGCGATATGCGGTACTTTCAACGGAACATGCGTGTTTCTCAACACTGAGGGCCTCACGGAACGAAATCGACTATCTATTAGGTTTTCAGAAACTAATAGTAGTGCATGCTTCAAAATTACAGGCCTACAAACGTCAAATCCTTCTGACAGTTTTGAAACACCTGGCCAAGCAAAATTGATGATTACAGCAAATGACTCACGGGTCCGCATCTATCGTCTTTCAGATTATGGTCTTGAAACCACACTCGAAGGAATCAAAAACCAATCGAGCCAAATACACGCTCGTTTCAACGATACTGGGGACTATGCAATATGTGGCAGCGAGGGCGATGAGGTTCACATCTGGCACCTGGGCTCTGGTGAGCGTAAAGTACCTTATGAGAGATTTCATACACACTCCGAGGTGGTCACAAACGCGATTATGGCTCCAATTGCTACTCGACAGCTTGTGGATCTCACAAAAGATCCCATCTATGAGCTTTGCGATTCTTGTGCCTCAGGATCTGATGATTTATGTAAATCTACAAATCATGCAACACGCCTCTCGCAAACATCTTTTGGATCTTCAACGAAAGGGACGAAATCTGCCACTGATAGACATCCTCATGGTCACATAATTGTCACGACAGATACCATGGGAAAAATAAAGGTGTATCGTCAAGACTGCGCTTTTGTTAAGCGG
- a CDS encoding RTA1 like protein-domain-containing protein, which produces MFLVHRDDAGADDGFSLYHYHPSIAAAVIVALVFIGITILHFWQLIQKRCWFMIPLATGGILEVIGYAARAKSGQESPNWTLGPYIIQAIFLLVAPALYAASIYMELGRIIVMVEGESRSLIPLKWLTKMFVIGDVVSFFLQAGGGGYQSSGTLEALDNGAKVIIGGLFVQLVFFGLFIVVAVAFNWSVNTSPTGRSHVVPWKKHMYVLYAGSVLIMVRSIFRAVEYLQGSDGYILKHEAYLYVFDAILMVLVMVLFSWYHPAEILIIILQRGNDNGMKLGFVPAMHHRLTSDV; this is translated from the exons ATGTTTCTTGTTCATCGAGATGACGCGGGTGCTGATGATGGTTTCAGCCTTTACCATTACCACCCTTCGATAGCAGCCGCTGTAATCGTGGCCTTGGTTTTTATCGGCATTACCATACTGCACTTCTGGCAGCTTATTCAGAAAAGATGCTGGTTTATGATTCCTCTAGCGACTGGTGGTATCC TCGAAGTTATTGGGTATGCAGCCCGTGCCAAATCTGGCCAAGAAAGCCCTAACTGGACGCTTGGCCCGTATATCATTCAAGCTATCTTCCTACTAGTTGCTCCAGCCCTCTATGCCGCCTCCATTTACATGGAGCTTGGGCGGATCATTGTTATGGTGGAAGGTGAATCACGTAGTCTGATTCCGCTTAAGTGGCTTACAAAGATGTTTGTCATTGGAGATGTTGTCTCATTTTTCCTTCAAGCAGGAG GTGGGGGCTATCAATCATCAGGCACCTTGGAAGCTTTAGACAACGGTGCCAAAGTCATTATTGGTGGTCTATTTGTCCAACTTGTCTTCTTTGGCCTATTCATCGTTGTTGCTGTCGCATTTAATTGGTCCGTTAACACATCTCCAACCGGACGCTCACATGTAGTTCCCTGGAAGAAGCATATGTATGTGCTCTATGCTGGGAGCGTGCTGATTATGGTTCGATCTATATTCAGAGCTGTTGAGTACCTACAAGGTTCTGATGGGTATATACTTAAGCATGAAGCATACCTCTATGTTTTTGACGCTATTCTCATGGTTCTTGTCATggttctcttcagctggtACCATCCTGCTGAGATCTTGATAATAATTCTACAGAGGGGCAACGATAACGGGATGAAGTTGGGTTTTGTTCCTGCTATGCATCACCGCTTGACTTCAGATGTGTAG